The nucleotide sequence TGACCCACGTGTTCATGACGGTGTTCGGCTACCCGAAGGACAAGGCGACGGCTCTGATGCTCGATGTCCACCACAAGGGAAAGGCGATCGTGTCCTCCGGGCCGCGCGAGCGGATGGAAGGCGACACGGCCAGGTTGCACGGCTACGGCCTGTGGGCGACAGTGCAGCGCGACGCGTGAGTCCTCGAGGCGGCCGATGAAGGCCAAGCGCAAGGGCGAGGTCCTGCGCGTCAGCGTCGAGGCCGAGGAGTCCGCCCTGCTGGCGATGCTGCTCGACGACCTGGAAACGTTGCTGGACAGCACCGACGACTCGCTCGGTGTATTCGTCGATCCGGCTCTGGCCCGCCTGTACCCCGACGGGTACTCCGACGACTCCGAGGCTTCTGAGGAGTTCCGTGGGCTGGTCGGCGCGGATCTGCGCACCGAGCGCTCCGGCCGGTTACAGCTGTGCCGCTCCGAGTTGCCCCTGGGCGGTGGGCGGATCGAACTCGACGACGACGGCGCCGATCGCTGGATCCGGGTCCTGAACGACGTGCGCCTGGTTCTCGGCGTGCGGCTGGAGGTGAGCGAGGACACCGAACTCGACCCGAGTGTGGAGTCCAACGCCCTGTACGGCTGGCTGACGGCCGTACAGGACATGCTCGTGCTGCACCTGATGGGCTGACCATCCGCCGGGGACGGCCCTCATCACCCGGCCGTGACAGCCCTGATCACTCGGGCCGTCGGCGAGCGGATATCCTGACCTACTGTGTTGACCCTCTCTCAGGCGACCTACGACGCCCTCGTCGCCCACGCGCGCCGGGACCACCCGGACGAGGCGTGCGGTGTCGTGGCCGGGCCTGAGGGCTCTGACCGCCCGGTGCGTGTGGTGGAGATGCTGAACGCCGCTCGCTCGCCGACGTTCTACGAGTTCGACTCCTCCGACCTGTTGCAGCTGTACAAGCAGCTGGACGCCAATGACGAAGAGCCCGTCATCGTCTACCACTCCCACACGGCAACCGAGGCCTACCCGTCGCGCACGGACATCGCCTACGCCTCCGAGCCCAACGCGCACTACGTCCTGGTCTCGACCCGCGAGCCGGATTCGGTGGAGTTCCGCTCGTTCCGCATCATCGACGGCGTCGTGACGGAGGAGGACGTGACGGTGGTGGACGGCGATGTGTGAGCAGCTGCCGCGCCGTTTCGAACCGGCTAGCGAGGTCGTGATCGAGCGTGCGTTGCTCGGGCACACCGTTCTCGTGGTCTGTTACGACTGTCACTGAGCGGCCCTGGGGCGGCCGGCGCGGACATATTCAGCCGCCCCCCACCGTTGTCCCCAAGAGTGTCATCCCTGCGCCGGCAGCCTGCCGCGACGCGCGTCTGAAGGAGTACCCCCACCATGGCCGTTGAGGTCAAGATCCCCACGATCCTTCGCAGTTACACCGACGGCAAGAAGGCCGTCCCCGGTGACGGCGCCAACCTCGCCGCGTTGCTCGACGATCTGGAGAGCCGGCACTCGGGGCTCAAGGGCCGCCTCATCACCGACGACGGTTCGCTGCACCGTTTCGTCAACATCTACGTCAACGACGAGGACGTCCGCTTCA is from Jatrophihabitans telluris and encodes:
- a CDS encoding DUF2017 family protein, which produces MKAKRKGEVLRVSVEAEESALLAMLLDDLETLLDSTDDSLGVFVDPALARLYPDGYSDDSEASEEFRGLVGADLRTERSGRLQLCRSELPLGGGRIELDDDGADRWIRVLNDVRLVLGVRLEVSEDTELDPSVESNALYGWLTAVQDMLVLHLMG
- the clpS gene encoding ATP-dependent Clp protease adapter ClpS; its protein translation is MAAPMPTLVPSKESEADHRSDEQLDPDRPWVTVVWNDPVNLMNYVTHVFMTVFGYPKDKATALMLDVHHKGKAIVSSGPRERMEGDTARLHGYGLWATVQRDA
- a CDS encoding MoaD/ThiS family protein, which produces MAVEVKIPTILRSYTDGKKAVPGDGANLAALLDDLESRHSGLKGRLITDDGSLHRFVNIYVNDEDVRFTGSLDTTLSDGDSVTILPAVAGGAR
- a CDS encoding Mov34/MPN/PAD-1 family protein, with protein sequence MLTLSQATYDALVAHARRDHPDEACGVVAGPEGSDRPVRVVEMLNAARSPTFYEFDSSDLLQLYKQLDANDEEPVIVYHSHTATEAYPSRTDIAYASEPNAHYVLVSTREPDSVEFRSFRIIDGVVTEEDVTVVDGDV